A single Streptomyces mirabilis DNA region contains:
- a CDS encoding discoidin domain-containing protein, translating into MLTIPRPRRLAVAAVAAVGAMCVSVLPAAATQEAPPSKALWADPTAHAPRQAQAAASAAMGATKPFSVYEAEAGTPGGGAAVRSLTSAPTTQYSSAALEASGHSYVHLGGTGQSVQWTNTTGQPISFINVRASIPDSASGGGVTGTLNLYVNGVFRQELNLNSRQSWVYEGNGNYNTSDNQNPADGDPRVFWDESHTFVTGSPIPAGATFSLCKDSDNSASFYDVDSVDVENPPAPQTQPVNSISITSCGAVADNTPTNGAADSQSVDSRAAIQNCIDQAQQQGKTLWIPQGTFYVKGTAGLNAQGITIAGAGLWYSTVYRDVPVPNSTPLAALFDLTSCTVRNFHIDANAVSRSTIGGDGGAMDTTGTGWLADGIWTQHAMSGFWASGTGGKVQNSRLTSIWADGINVNNVSLGADTGNNLTVTNNFVRGTGDDAIAINSVNYNTNSDGSKTYYNPMSDVTVSDNTSIAPWGGKGVGIYGGSGHQVKNNYISDTARYIGLGAGRFGVNGSDLLSATVTGNIVVRSGGNAYSQGQPALHIGNGGDGQNTGIVDKVTVTGNTVTDSLYDGIGFSTSTNTLLQDNTVSDPGRNGIAISPPFYPAPTGSATITGNTVTGLGSGASAFVNNSSGFVATVSDNHWPPAAPEGPYGGTPAAVPGTVQAEDYDTGGQGVAYNVTSVNGNANAYRADGVDLDNTSDTGGGYNLGWTGGGQWFRYTVDVATAGSYTLGLRVAAPSAVTGALHLSDAAGTDLTGAVDLPATGDWQTWATVTTHVVLPAGRQILTLNQDSGGWNINHLGFAAGSGSPSATLTASPGSLTFADQAVNTTSTAQTVSVTNSGTATASITGVTVGGDFAQTSTCGTSLAAGANCTVSVTFRPTASGTRTGTLNLTGNQSNSPTTVGLSGTGIDTTGTNLAAGKPTGESSHTDVYPSSNVTDGNQGSYWESANNTFPQWVQVDLGSARSASRVVLQLPATWGARTQTLTLGGSTEGTAFTTLKSSGAYTFDPNTKNTVTLTFPAVTQRYFRVTITANNGWPAGQVSEFQIWAS; encoded by the coding sequence ATGCTGACGATCCCCAGACCCCGGCGACTGGCGGTGGCCGCCGTCGCCGCGGTCGGCGCGATGTGCGTGTCCGTCTTACCGGCCGCCGCCACACAGGAGGCGCCGCCCTCCAAGGCGCTCTGGGCCGACCCGACGGCCCACGCTCCCCGGCAGGCGCAGGCGGCAGCGAGCGCGGCGATGGGTGCGACGAAGCCGTTCTCGGTCTACGAGGCCGAGGCGGGAACGCCGGGCGGGGGTGCGGCCGTCCGGTCGCTGACCTCGGCCCCGACGACGCAGTACTCGAGCGCCGCCTTGGAGGCTTCGGGCCATTCCTATGTCCACCTGGGCGGCACGGGCCAGTCGGTGCAGTGGACGAACACCACCGGGCAGCCGATCTCCTTCATCAACGTCCGCGCCAGCATCCCGGATTCGGCATCCGGCGGTGGTGTCACCGGAACGCTGAACCTGTACGTCAACGGAGTGTTCCGGCAGGAGCTGAACCTCAACTCGCGGCAGAGTTGGGTGTACGAGGGCAACGGCAACTACAACACGAGCGACAACCAGAACCCGGCGGACGGCGACCCGAGGGTCTTCTGGGACGAGTCGCACACCTTCGTCACCGGGTCCCCGATCCCGGCGGGCGCCACGTTCTCGCTGTGCAAGGACTCCGACAACAGCGCGTCCTTCTACGACGTGGACTCCGTCGACGTGGAGAACCCACCGGCGCCGCAGACGCAGCCGGTGAACTCGATCTCGATCACGAGTTGCGGCGCGGTGGCGGACAACACTCCGACCAACGGCGCGGCCGACAGCCAGTCGGTGGACAGCCGGGCCGCCATCCAGAACTGCATCGACCAGGCCCAGCAGCAGGGCAAGACCCTGTGGATCCCCCAGGGCACCTTCTACGTGAAGGGCACCGCGGGACTGAACGCACAGGGGATCACCATCGCGGGCGCGGGCCTGTGGTACAGCACGGTCTACCGTGACGTCCCGGTCCCCAACAGCACGCCGCTGGCGGCCCTGTTCGACCTGACCTCCTGCACCGTGCGGAACTTCCACATCGACGCCAACGCCGTCAGCCGGAGCACCATCGGCGGGGACGGCGGCGCGATGGACACCACCGGCACCGGCTGGCTGGCCGACGGCATCTGGACCCAGCACGCCATGTCGGGCTTCTGGGCCTCCGGCACCGGCGGGAAGGTGCAGAACAGCAGGCTGACGTCGATCTGGGCGGACGGGATCAACGTCAACAACGTGTCGCTGGGCGCGGACACCGGCAACAACCTGACGGTCACCAACAACTTCGTCCGCGGCACCGGGGACGACGCGATAGCCATCAACTCGGTGAACTACAACACCAACAGCGACGGTTCCAAGACCTACTACAACCCGATGAGCGATGTCACCGTCAGCGACAACACCTCGATCGCCCCGTGGGGCGGCAAGGGTGTCGGGATCTACGGGGGCAGCGGCCACCAGGTCAAGAACAACTACATCAGCGACACGGCCCGCTACATCGGTCTGGGCGCCGGGCGCTTCGGTGTGAACGGCAGTGACCTGCTGTCCGCGACCGTGACGGGCAACATCGTGGTCCGCTCCGGCGGCAACGCCTACAGCCAGGGTCAGCCCGCCCTGCACATCGGCAACGGCGGCGACGGACAGAACACCGGGATCGTCGACAAGGTCACGGTGACCGGCAACACCGTCACCGACTCCCTCTACGACGGGATCGGCTTCTCCACCTCGACCAACACCCTGCTGCAGGACAACACCGTCAGCGACCCCGGCCGCAACGGCATCGCGATCTCGCCGCCGTTCTACCCCGCGCCCACCGGTTCCGCGACGATCACCGGCAACACGGTCACTGGGCTCGGCTCCGGTGCCTCGGCCTTCGTCAACAACTCCAGCGGGTTCGTCGCAACAGTGAGCGACAACCACTGGCCGCCGGCCGCTCCCGAGGGTCCCTACGGCGGCACCCCTGCCGCCGTGCCCGGCACGGTGCAGGCGGAGGACTACGACACCGGCGGCCAGGGGGTGGCCTACAACGTCACCTCCGTCAACGGCAATGCCAACGCCTACCGAGCCGACGGGGTGGACCTGGACAACACCTCGGACACCGGCGGCGGTTACAACCTGGGGTGGACCGGGGGCGGACAGTGGTTCCGGTACACCGTGGACGTCGCCACGGCCGGCTCCTACACCCTCGGCCTCCGCGTCGCGGCCCCGTCCGCGGTGACCGGCGCGCTGCACCTGTCGGATGCCGCAGGCACCGACCTCACCGGAGCCGTCGACCTGCCCGCCACCGGCGACTGGCAGACATGGGCCACTGTGACCACGCATGTGGTCCTGCCCGCGGGCCGGCAGATTCTGACTCTCAACCAGGACAGCGGCGGCTGGAACATCAACCACCTCGGCTTCGCCGCGGGGAGCGGCTCGCCGTCGGCCACCCTGACCGCGTCTCCCGGATCGCTGACTTTCGCCGACCAGGCGGTGAACACGACCAGCACCGCGCAGACCGTCTCGGTCACCAACTCCGGCACCGCCACCGCCTCGATCACCGGGGTCACCGTCGGCGGTGACTTCGCCCAGACCAGCACCTGCGGCACCTCCCTGGCCGCCGGAGCGAACTGCACGGTCTCCGTCACCTTCAGACCCACCGCCTCAGGCACCCGCACAGGCACTCTCAACCTGACCGGCAACCAGTCCAACAGCCCCACCACGGTGGGCCTTTCGGGCACCGGAATCGACACCACGGGGACCAACCTCGCCGCAGGCAAGCCCACCGGCGAGTCCAGCCACACCGACGTATACCCGTCGTCGAACGTGACGGACGGCAACCAGGGCTCCTACTGGGAAAGCGCCAACAACACGTTTCCACAGTGGGTCCAGGTCGACCTGGGCTCGGCCCGGAGCGCCTCCCGCGTGGTCCTGCAGCTGCCCGCCACCTGGGGCGCCCGCACCCAGACCCTGACCCTCGGCGGCAGCACCGAGGGCACCGCCTTCACCACCCTGAAGTCCTCGGGCGCCTACACCTTCGACCCGAACACCAAGAACACCGTCACGCTTACCTTCCCCGCCGTCACCCAGCGCTACTTCCGTGTGACCATCACCGCCAACAACGGCTGGCCCGCGGGCCAGGTCTCCGAATTCCAGATCTGGGCCTCCTGA